The Dama dama isolate Ldn47 chromosome 23, ASM3311817v1, whole genome shotgun sequence genome contains a region encoding:
- the RPP38 gene encoding ribonuclease P protein subunit p38: MAAAPQAPGRGSVRKTRPPPVKTSLNNPYSICWGALDREDMHFILHTLEDRIQSLGLQKIEDRKRKKKQPPLKKQSGDMSSIDVDTGEDLKKEKPKGDAPVSGWTPADVRKQLAIGINEVTRALERNELLLALACKSAKPAIVTSHLVQLSVSRGVPACQVPRLSERLAPVLGLKCVLALGFKRNTTAFGEELRAILPRVPRLNVAWLRDALEDPRENLQTESLESQDEEILDTSFEDLSKPKRKHAEGQQAVVLQPLKIKKLIPNPNKIRKPPKSKRTASK; the protein is encoded by the coding sequence ATGGCTGCAGCCCCACAAGCTCCAGGGCGGGGCTCCGTGCGGAAGACGAGACCTCCACCAGTgaagacgtcgctgaacaacccgTACAGCATCTGCTGGGGCGCCCTGGACAGGGAGGACATGCACTTCATACTGCACACCCTGGAGGACAGAATTCAGTCTCTTGGGCTTCAGAAGATTGAGgataggaagagaaagaaaaagcagccCCCTTTGAAAAAACAAAGCGGAGACATGAGCAGCATAGACGTGGACACTGGTGAGGatctgaagaaagaaaagccCAAAGGTGATGCCCCAGTGTCAGGGTGGACCCCGGCTGATGTCAGGAAGCAGCTTGCTATTGGCATCAACGAGGTCACCAGAGCGCTAGAGAGGAACGAGCTGCTCTTGGCCTTGGCGTGTAAGTCTGCCAAGCCAGCCATCGTGACCTCACACTTGGTGCAGCTGAGTGTCAGCAGAGGTGTCCCCGCCTGCCAGGTGCCCCGGCTCAGCGAGAGGCTCGCACCTGTCCTGGGCTTAAAATGCGTCCTGGCCTTGGGGTTCAAGAGGAACACCACTGCCTTTGGGGAGGAACTGAGGGCCATCCTCCCCAGAGTCCCCCGTCTGAATGTGGCATGGCTCCGGGATGCACTTGAAGACCCCAGGGAGAACCTGCAGACAGAATCTTTGGAAAGCCAAGATGAAGAGATTCTGGACACTTCCTTTGAAGACCTCTCTAAACCCAAGAGAAAGCACGCTGAGGGTCAGCAGGCTGTAGTGTTACAACCCctgaaaataaagaaactgattCCAAACCCCAATAAGATAAGAAAACCACCCAAAAGTAAAAGAACTGCTTCAAAGTAA